A portion of the Lolium rigidum isolate FL_2022 chromosome 1, APGP_CSIRO_Lrig_0.1, whole genome shotgun sequence genome contains these proteins:
- the LOC124684489 gene encoding GDSL esterase/lipase At5g03600-like, whose translation MKLLPAAAVCCLVLVFLFDAALVEARSTPSAQGQWSSMFVFGDDFADNGNLPKLKRGQTPSESIGEDTTRQWSYPYGSYLSARGPTPVPTGRFSNYHIQSDFIARILGLTEAPPAYMLTPDQSCDPSGMTFAFGGAGVHSVSKSAPTLTAQVNMFASLVNDGVISKDQLRRSVALVAISGNDYLSGASVEDAHLSSFSDMNTYIGGVTSEIVKNVERLQKLGLRKVIVNNLHPIGCTPMQSSSSNYTTCDLLGNYGSALHNNNLERLMGRKNNAHIVDLYTAFTDIVNHASHGLSDDAKKFNRNLVPCCVSAYDNGYCGQRSPSRERLYELCENPDKFFYWDEMHPTNAGWKAVMKALEEPLKEFLDRDYVP comes from the exons TCGGCTCAAGGACAGTGGTCCAGCATGTTCGTCTTTGGCGACGACTTCGCCGACAACGGCAACCTCCCCAAGCTCAAGCGTGGCCAGACTCCTTCTGAATCCATCGGCGAAGACACGACCCGTCAGTGGAGCTATCCCTACGGCTCCTATCTCAGCGCTCGGGGACCAACCCCTGTTCCTACCGGACGCTTCTCCAACTACCACATTCAGTCAGATTTCATCG CAAGGATCTTGGGTCTCACTGAAGCCCCTCCGGCGTACATGCTCACTCCAGATCAATCCTGCGACCCATCGGGCATGACCTTTGCCTTTGGTGGCGCCGGAGTGCACTCGGTGTCGAAGAGTGCGCCAACCCTCACAGCGCAAGTTAACATGTTCGCGAGCCTAGTCAACGACGGGGTCATCTCAAAGGACCAGCTCCGCCGCTCCGTCGCGCTCGTCGCCATCTCCGGCAACGACTACCTCAGCGGCGCCAGCGTTGAGGATGCCCACTTGAGCAGCTTCAGCGAC ATGAATACCTACATTGGGGGCGTGACCTCTGAGATCGTGAAGAACGTGGAGCGGCTGCAGAAGCTCGGCCTGAGGAAGGTGATCGTCAACAACCTGCACCCCATCGGCTGCACGCCTATGCAATCCAGCTCGAGCAACTACACCACATGCGACCTTCTCGGCAACTATGGCTCGGCTCTGCACAACAACAACCTGGAAAGGCTAATGGGCAGGAAGAACAACGCCCACATAGTGGACCTCTACACTGCCTTCACCGACATCGTAAACCATGCCTCCC ATGGATTGTCGGATGATGCCAAGAAGTTCAACCGCAATTTGGTCCCGTGCTGCGTGAGTGCTTACGATAACGGATACTGTGGGCAGCGCAGCCCTTCAAGGGAGCGCCTATACGAGCTGTGCGAGAATCCCGACAAGTTCTTCTACTGGGACGAGATGCACCCAACAAATGCCGGCTGGAAGGCCGTGATGAAGGCGCTAGAAGAGCCTTTGAAGGAGTTCCTTGATCGGGACTATGTTCCTTGA
- the LOC124684490 gene encoding nuclear transcription factor Y subunit C-4-like yields MEQQPQPAMGDVAGGSQVYPASAYAPTATVAPGVTPAGSQPASLPANPAQLSAQNQLLYEQSQQYQQQLQQEHQRQLQQFWAERLSEIEQTTDFKNHALPLARIKKIMKADEDVRMISAEAPMIFAKACEMFILELTLRSWMHTEENKRRTLQKNDISAAITRTDIYDFLVDIIPRDEMKEEGVGVRAGQPAPVNTSQYYYAQQAQQQMPGAEMVYCGQQGQPTTYLYQEPQEQQQGPPPSEQQSFNESG; encoded by the coding sequence ATGGAACAACAACCTCAACCTGCGATGGGTGATGTTGCTGGTGGATCACAAGTGTATCCTGCCTCAGCTTATGCGCCTACAGCAACAGTGGCTCCTGGTGTCACTCCAGCCGGTTCACAGCCAGCATCACTCCCTGCTAATCCAGCTCAGCTCAGTGCACAGAACCAGCTCCTTTACGAGCAATCGCAGCAATATCAGCAGCAGCTCCAGCAAGAGCATCAGAGGCAGCTCCAGCAGTTTTGGGCCGAACGGTTGTCGGAGATTGAGCAGACAACTGACTTCAAGAACCACGCGCTGCCACTCGCCAGGATCAAGAAGATCATGAAGGCCGACGAGGATGTCCGCATGATCTCTGCAGAAGCCCCGATGATCTTCGCAAAAGCCTGCGAGATGTTCATACTGGAGCTGACGCTGCGATCATGGATGCACACCGAGGAGAACAAGCGCCGGACCTTGCAGAAGAACGACATCTCCGCTGCTATAACCAGGACTGACATCTATGACTTTCTGGTGGACATAATTCCCAGGGATGAGATGAAGGAGGAGGGAGTCGGGGTGAGAGCCGGGCAACCTGCTCCGGTGAACACGTCCCAGTATTACTATGCGCAGCAGGCTCAGCAGCAGATGCCAGGTGCAGAAATGGTGTATTGTGGGCAGCAGGGCCAGCCGACGACCTATTTGTATCAGGAGCCTCAGGAACAACAGCAGGGGCCGCCTCCTTCAGAGCAGCAATCTTTTAATGAAAGTGGTTGA